The Mucilaginibacter mallensis genome has a segment encoding these proteins:
- a CDS encoding phosphatidylinositol-specific phospholipase C/glycerophosphodiester phosphodiesterase family protein: MRLFKNPLLPSQIFLIALLTLFLKLNTKAQCVPLLNGFAHNDYWHKRPLLDALDNGYTYIEADVYERDGRLIVAHILPVLNHHRTLEDLYLKPLFDHVLKNNGEVYPGYRNSVTLMIDVKSDADKTYLVLKDMLQKYSGMLSSYSNGNIHIGPVTIVISGHKPEKLLSTEYARFAFVDEDLRLVRKDTLTDMYMMASCKYSKLLNWRGDGALPDQERQRLCSFVNVAHKFNRKVRLWASPENTVVWKTLLNCGVDLINTDKLEELKTFLINDKSTKVVSIKQL, from the coding sequence ATGCGCTTATTTAAAAACCCCTTATTACCCTCCCAAATTTTCCTGATTGCCTTACTGACCCTCTTCCTGAAACTAAATACAAAAGCCCAATGCGTGCCACTTTTAAACGGGTTTGCCCATAATGATTACTGGCATAAACGGCCCTTACTAGACGCGCTCGATAACGGTTATACTTACATTGAGGCTGACGTTTATGAGCGCGATGGCAGGCTTATTGTAGCTCATATACTGCCTGTATTAAACCATCACCGCACACTTGAAGATCTGTACCTGAAACCCTTATTTGATCATGTATTAAAAAACAATGGTGAAGTGTACCCGGGTTATCGTAACTCGGTTACGCTGATGATCGATGTAAAATCAGACGCTGATAAAACTTACCTGGTTTTAAAGGATATGCTTCAGAAATATAGTGGTATGCTGTCGAGTTATTCAAACGGTAATATTCATATAGGGCCGGTTACTATTGTAATATCAGGCCATAAACCCGAGAAGTTATTAAGTACTGAATATGCCCGGTTTGCCTTTGTAGATGAAGACCTGCGACTGGTACGAAAAGATACGCTTACCGACATGTATATGATGGCTAGTTGTAAGTATTCCAAACTATTAAACTGGCGTGGTGACGGTGCTTTGCCCGATCAGGAAAGACAACGCCTTTGTTCGTTTGTAAATGTTGCTCATAAGTTTAATCGGAAAGTGAGGCTATGGGCATCGCCTGAGAATACCGTTGTTTGGAAGACCTTATTAAACTGTGGCGTCGACCTTATAAATACTGATAAACTGGAAGAATTGAAAACGTTCTTAATTAATGACAAATCAACCAAGGTTGTGAGTATTAAGCAATTATAG
- a CDS encoding alpha-2-macroglobulin family protein produces MNLHPYLLKYRKPLLAVLFIVIFITGIILLVKHQRKTNVNPAFSKYIESYTSGVVSRVAAIRIKLTGEVQTSHAQNEPIEDGVFKFSPAIDGKAYWIDAQTIEFRPKNAMQADEFYEGDFNLAKITSVPSALHHFAFQFKTIKPDFTVTFNGLQTATNTSRDKMKLIGVIQTADKEDPLKIEKIIHAEYTTPVVITWQHDNVTNTHTFTIDNINRPTAASTQLTVRWNGSPLGIESNDSQAFDIPIVGVFKVLDIRAVQDQDEYVEVQFSNPVMIGQELSGLIGMNNVSEPSYTIDGSLVKIFASDRLLGNYNAFVNEGVKDIYGEKITAPFTANVFFENRLPGVIIPGKGVILPDSGRLMLPFDAVNLKAVDVTIVKIYANNVTQFLQNNDLTTEQGLRQVGKPVVQTTIRLDKDKSLKLTAKNRFMLDIDSLIRTEPGAIYRVIIGFRKEYSLFNCKAGGVARVSGGNNDEDEVEEGDDYGSNSAGDKLDDYDAFWARYDSYYPDGYKWKERDDPCSNSFYTKDKWATRNVIVSNIGLIAKKGNDNNMLVAVTNILNAAPMPGVELTLLDYQKQVITKSVSDANGFAHISLKHKPFLLVAKKGDERGYLKLDDASALMLSKFDVGGEQVQNGLKGFIYGERGVWRPGDSIFVSFILQDQLKTLPPDHPVQFELYNPAGQLYKRITRTNSVDGFYSFHTATTTSSPTGTWMAKVNVGGAAFQKNIKVETIMPNRLKIDLSFGGKTALTKGGDMGGTLKSTWLFGGIAQNLKAKVDAFVSPQVTAFKNFDGYVFDDPTLAFNTQTQTVFDGRLDAGGTARINANIQVDKQAPGQLRANFLVKVFEPGGNFSIQQVILPYNAYTGYVGIKTPEGSAYSGMLGVGQDNTISIADVDVNGNPFLGTRDVTVELYKIQWRWWWDQTGDELSNFTQNQYNKLVSTETIKLVNGKGKWNLHVKQDDWGRYLIRVKDEQTGHATGKIVYLDWTERLQQTNATDAVMLSFASDKKSYKVGETATLTIPTGNNGRALISFESGSRVIKSVWIDTYQGQTTYKFKVDGSMSPNVFVNVTMLQHHAQMVNDLPIRMYGVIPLIVDDPATVLKPVITMPDKIRPESTSAITVSEAKGKEMTYTIAIVDEGLLDLTNYKTPDPHQAFYAREALGVKTWDLFDYVIGAYGGGLERILSIGGDESLNRNQNVSVNRFKPVVKFLGPYHLNAGAKQTHQFTLPQYVGSVRTMIIAGHNGAYGFAEKAVAVKKPLMLLATLPRVLGPNEQIKLPVTVFAMEKNIKSVTIQVQSNAFSNLQGNDKQTLTFNAPGDQMATFNLNVKNFVGVGSVKITAKSGNETAEYSVELNVRNPNPPITKTLEKELKPGETWSTPYTPVGMYGTNKATMEVSSITSLNLAKRLDYLIEYPYGCAEQTTSAGFPQLYLDQLTDLSQRQKADAERNIRSTIARLTNFQAPGGGISYWPDGGPADEWCTNYAGNFMLAAQAKGYALPVGFIDSWKRYQHQQAVNWTPGKRSYYDEDLVQAYRLYLLALARTPELGAMNRLKEFAYLSPQAKWRLAAAYKLAGQPETALQMIKGLPLTIQPYDQLYGTYGSDLRDEAMILETLTLLGQHQKAAAMLQTVSAHLSQDDWYSTQTTAYALLAIAQYCGQNKNGNKLMFDYGNTAVTSSSYLWQAPLSATGGNVSIKNKGNNILYLRLIQKGQPAPSDEPAGVNNDDILGMQVNYMTLKGQPINITNLKQGTDFVAQVIVKNPGHKGAYFNMALTQIFPSGWEILNTRMLNNDEAFKSSPSDYQDIRDDRVNTYFGIDERQQVTYYVMLNAAYTGRYYLPATYCGAMYNASINALQKGKWVQVIK; encoded by the coding sequence ATGAACCTTCACCCTTACCTTTTGAAATACCGCAAGCCTTTACTTGCTGTACTGTTTATTGTCATTTTCATCACTGGGATCATTCTACTGGTTAAACACCAGCGGAAGACCAATGTGAACCCGGCGTTCAGCAAATACATTGAATCGTATACCAGCGGGGTTGTTTCGCGCGTGGCGGCAATACGAATTAAGCTTACCGGCGAAGTGCAAACCAGTCATGCCCAAAATGAGCCAATTGAGGACGGCGTTTTCAAATTCTCCCCGGCTATTGATGGGAAAGCTTATTGGATAGATGCGCAAACGATTGAATTCAGGCCTAAAAATGCCATGCAGGCTGATGAATTTTATGAGGGGGATTTTAACCTTGCAAAGATTACCAGTGTACCATCTGCACTGCATCATTTCGCCTTTCAGTTTAAGACCATTAAACCCGACTTTACCGTCACCTTTAACGGCCTGCAAACCGCTACCAACACTTCAAGGGATAAAATGAAATTAATCGGAGTTATCCAAACCGCAGATAAAGAAGATCCCTTAAAAATAGAAAAGATCATCCACGCCGAATACACTACGCCTGTAGTGATCACCTGGCAGCATGATAATGTGACCAACACACACACTTTCACTATTGATAATATTAACAGGCCAACAGCCGCCTCTACACAGTTAACCGTGCGTTGGAATGGCTCTCCTTTGGGTATTGAGAGTAACGATAGCCAGGCATTTGACATCCCGATTGTCGGCGTTTTCAAGGTACTGGATATCCGTGCCGTGCAAGATCAGGACGAGTACGTGGAGGTGCAGTTCTCTAACCCGGTTATGATAGGTCAGGAACTTAGCGGACTGATAGGAATGAACAACGTTAGCGAACCATCCTATACCATTGATGGCAGTTTGGTTAAAATATTTGCCTCCGATCGTTTATTGGGTAACTACAATGCTTTTGTAAACGAAGGCGTAAAGGATATTTATGGCGAAAAGATCACTGCTCCCTTTACGGCCAATGTATTTTTTGAAAACCGGCTGCCCGGGGTCATCATACCCGGTAAAGGCGTAATTCTGCCCGATTCAGGCAGATTGATGCTGCCTTTTGATGCAGTTAACCTGAAGGCGGTGGATGTTACCATCGTTAAGATCTATGCAAATAATGTAACCCAGTTCCTGCAAAACAATGATCTTACCACAGAGCAAGGGCTTAGACAGGTAGGTAAGCCGGTTGTACAAACTACCATCAGGCTGGATAAAGATAAAAGCCTGAAACTAACAGCTAAAAATCGCTTTATGCTGGATATTGATTCGCTGATACGGACCGAACCGGGTGCTATTTACCGGGTGATCATTGGTTTCAGGAAGGAATATTCCCTCTTTAATTGCAAAGCAGGCGGCGTTGCCAGGGTTAGCGGTGGTAATAATGATGAGGACGAAGTTGAAGAGGGTGATGATTACGGCTCTAATTCAGCAGGCGATAAGCTTGACGATTACGATGCTTTCTGGGCACGTTATGACAGCTATTACCCGGATGGCTATAAATGGAAAGAGCGCGACGATCCTTGCAGTAATTCCTTTTATACCAAAGACAAATGGGCAACACGCAACGTTATCGTATCCAACATTGGCCTCATCGCTAAAAAAGGCAACGATAACAACATGCTGGTTGCAGTAACCAACATCCTTAACGCGGCGCCTATGCCGGGTGTTGAACTTACTTTATTGGATTACCAGAAACAGGTGATTACCAAATCTGTATCTGATGCTAATGGCTTCGCGCATATCAGTTTAAAACATAAGCCATTTTTGCTGGTCGCGAAAAAGGGAGATGAGCGTGGTTATTTAAAGCTTGATGATGCCAGCGCATTGATGCTCTCCAAATTTGATGTGGGTGGTGAGCAGGTGCAAAACGGTTTAAAAGGGTTTATTTATGGCGAACGCGGCGTATGGAGGCCAGGTGATTCCATTTTCGTATCCTTTATTTTGCAGGATCAGCTTAAAACACTGCCACCGGATCATCCTGTGCAGTTTGAGCTTTACAATCCTGCGGGGCAGTTGTACAAGCGCATTACCCGTACCAATTCGGTTGATGGTTTCTATAGTTTCCACACGGCTACCACTACCTCTTCGCCTACCGGCACATGGATGGCTAAGGTAAACGTTGGCGGCGCAGCGTTCCAAAAGAATATCAAGGTGGAAACCATTATGCCTAACCGCCTCAAGATCGATCTTTCATTTGGCGGCAAAACGGCTTTAACCAAAGGCGGCGATATGGGCGGAACGCTGAAATCGACATGGCTTTTTGGCGGTATCGCTCAAAATTTGAAAGCCAAGGTAGATGCCTTTGTTAGTCCGCAGGTAACCGCCTTTAAAAACTTTGATGGTTATGTGTTTGACGATCCGACCCTAGCCTTTAACACCCAAACCCAAACAGTATTTGATGGCCGACTTGATGCAGGTGGAACTGCCAGAATAAACGCCAATATACAGGTAGATAAGCAGGCTCCCGGACAACTCAGGGCTAACTTCTTAGTAAAGGTGTTTGAGCCGGGTGGTAATTTCAGCATACAGCAGGTTATATTGCCTTACAATGCATATACCGGCTATGTCGGCATTAAAACACCGGAGGGCTCGGCTTATAGCGGCATGCTGGGCGTTGGTCAGGATAACACAATTAGTATTGCTGATGTAGATGTGAACGGCAATCCTTTCCTCGGCACCCGTGATGTTACTGTTGAACTATACAAAATACAATGGCGCTGGTGGTGGGACCAAACCGGGGATGAACTGAGTAATTTCACCCAAAACCAATATAACAAACTGGTAAGCACAGAAACTATTAAACTGGTAAATGGCAAAGGCAAATGGAACCTGCATGTAAAACAGGATGACTGGGGCCGCTACCTCATCCGTGTAAAAGATGAGCAAACCGGGCATGCAACCGGCAAAATTGTTTACCTGGATTGGACGGAACGCCTGCAGCAGACAAACGCTACCGACGCGGTAATGCTTTCCTTTGCATCCGATAAAAAAAGTTATAAGGTTGGCGAAACAGCAACCCTTACCATACCAACAGGTAATAACGGCCGCGCACTCATCAGCTTTGAAAGCGGCAGCAGGGTCATCAAATCGGTATGGATTGATACCTACCAGGGGCAAACGACCTATAAATTTAAGGTAGATGGCAGCATGTCGCCCAACGTGTTTGTTAACGTAACCATGCTGCAGCACCATGCGCAAATGGTAAACGACCTGCCTATCCGCATGTATGGCGTTATCCCGCTAATCGTGGATGACCCCGCAACCGTATTAAAACCGGTGATAACCATGCCGGATAAAATAAGGCCTGAAAGTACCTCAGCCATCACAGTTTCCGAAGCAAAAGGCAAGGAAATGACCTATACCATTGCCATAGTTGATGAAGGTTTACTCGATCTCACCAATTACAAAACGCCCGACCCACACCAGGCATTTTACGCCCGTGAAGCGCTGGGCGTTAAAACCTGGGACCTTTTTGATTATGTGATCGGTGCTTATGGGGGCGGGCTGGAACGTATCCTGAGCATAGGTGGTGATGAATCGTTGAACAGGAATCAGAATGTATCCGTTAACCGCTTTAAACCTGTGGTGAAATTCCTGGGGCCATATCACCTCAACGCTGGTGCCAAACAAACTCATCAGTTCACGCTGCCACAATATGTAGGTTCGGTACGGACGATGATCATAGCCGGGCATAACGGGGCTTATGGTTTTGCAGAGAAAGCCGTAGCCGTTAAAAAGCCATTGATGCTGCTGGCAACCTTGCCGCGCGTACTCGGGCCAAATGAGCAGATCAAATTACCGGTTACTGTTTTCGCGATGGAGAAGAATATAAAATCGGTTACCATACAGGTGCAGTCGAACGCCTTCAGCAATTTACAGGGTAACGATAAACAAACCCTTACCTTTAACGCGCCGGGCGACCAGATGGCTACTTTCAACTTAAATGTAAAGAACTTTGTTGGGGTTGGAAGTGTTAAAATAACCGCCAAAAGTGGTAATGAAACGGCTGAATACAGTGTTGAATTGAATGTACGCAACCCCAACCCGCCAATTACCAAAACGCTGGAAAAGGAACTAAAACCGGGCGAAACATGGAGCACACCTTATACCCCGGTGGGTATGTATGGCACTAACAAGGCCACGATGGAAGTATCGTCCATTACTTCCCTCAACCTTGCCAAACGACTGGATTACCTGATAGAATATCCTTATGGCTGCGCCGAACAAACTACTTCGGCGGGCTTTCCGCAATTGTATCTCGATCAACTTACCGATCTTTCTCAACGCCAAAAGGCTGATGCGGAGCGCAATATCAGGTCGACAATTGCAAGGCTCACCAATTTCCAGGCACCCGGTGGTGGTATCAGTTACTGGCCTGATGGGGGTCCGGCCGATGAATGGTGTACCAACTATGCAGGCAATTTTATGCTCGCCGCGCAGGCAAAAGGCTATGCCCTGCCCGTTGGCTTTATAGATTCATGGAAAAGATATCAGCATCAGCAAGCCGTGAACTGGACACCGGGTAAACGTAGCTATTATGACGAGGACCTTGTTCAGGCTTACCGTTTGTACCTGCTTGCACTGGCCCGCACACCCGAGTTGGGTGCCATGAACCGTTTAAAGGAATTTGCTTACCTATCGCCGCAGGCAAAATGGCGGTTGGCTGCTGCTTATAAATTAGCTGGTCAGCCCGAAACAGCACTGCAGATGATCAAAGGCCTGCCGCTTACTATTCAACCTTACGACCAGCTATACGGTACGTATGGATCTGATTTACGCGATGAAGCCATGATACTGGAAACCCTCACCCTGCTTGGCCAGCATCAAAAAGCGGCGGCTATGTTACAGACCGTATCAGCACATTTATCGCAGGATGATTGGTACAGCACACAAACTACGGCTTACGCCTTGCTGGCTATTGCCCAATACTGCGGCCAGAATAAGAACGGTAACAAGCTGATGTTTGATTATGGCAATACGGCTGTTACCTCAAGCTCCTATCTGTGGCAAGCCCCGCTTTCAGCAACAGGTGGCAATGTATCCATCAAAAATAAAGGCAATAATATTTTATACCTAAGACTGATACAAAAAGGTCAGCCCGCACCGAGCGATGAACCTGCTGGTGTAAATAACGATGATATACTGGGCATGCAGGTTAATTATATGACACTAAAAGGTCAGCCTATAAATATTACCAACCTGAAACAGGGAACAGATTTTGTGGCACAGGTTATCGTCAAAAATCCGGGGCATAAGGGGGCTTATTTCAATATGGCCTTGACCCAGATTTTCCCTTCGGGATGGGAAATATTGAACACCCGGATGCTGAATAATGATGAGGCTTTTAAATCCTCACCATCGGATTACCAGGATATCCGTGATGACCGGGTGAATACTTATTTCGGCATCGACGAAAGGCAGCAGGTTACCTATTATGTAATGCTGAATGCGGCTTATACCGGGCGCTATTACCTGCCGGCTACGTATTGTGGTGCGATGTACAACGCGTCGATCAATGCGCTGCAAAAGGGCAAATGGGTACAGGTTATAAAGTAA